Proteins from one Methanobrevibacter sp. genomic window:
- a CDS encoding mechanosensitive ion channel family protein codes for MDIPLIDNPTRTLIYILIVIIGTSILTRVVAFLMNRMNRFHGNQAAIYLTRDIINYVIYFVALMIILQFFGINLAGTLLSLGIAGIALSFAAKDIISNLFSGIILIIGRSIQVGDTIEINNKKGVVERLTLRSTIISDDNGVKEIIPNSTLTNNPYYYFKTPEKYRADLEICLTLDVDVEEFEEYIVDKMLKQDGILENPKPAVYSKGTAFDESQLKVSFWVKDFNSKDKYKLIITNEIRKFIKMGEK; via the coding sequence ATGGACATTCCGCTAATAGATAACCCAACAAGAACTCTAATTTATATTTTAATAGTTATCATTGGAACATCAATTCTAACAAGAGTTGTTGCTTTTTTAATGAATAGAATGAATCGTTTTCATGGAAATCAAGCAGCAATCTATCTCACAAGAGACATAATAAATTATGTAATTTATTTTGTTGCATTGATGATTATTTTACAGTTCTTTGGAATCAATCTTGCAGGAACACTATTGAGTTTAGGAATAGCAGGTATTGCTTTGAGTTTTGCAGCTAAAGACATAATATCAAATTTATTTTCAGGAATAATATTGATTATCGGAAGAAGTATTCAAGTTGGAGACACCATTGAAATAAACAATAAAAAAGGTGTTGTTGAAAGACTTACACTTAGATCAACAATTATTTCTGATGACAATGGAGTTAAAGAAATCATTCCAAACTCCACATTGACAAATAATCCTTATTATTACTTTAAAACTCCTGAAAAATATAGGGCAGATTTGGAAATCTGCTTAACATTAGATGTTGATGTTGAGGAGTTTGAAGAGTATATTGTGGATAAAATGTTAAAGCAGGATGGAATATTAGAAAATCCAAAGCCTGCTGTTTACTCAAAAGGAACTGCATTTGATGAAAGCCAACTAAAAGTTTCATTTTGGGTAAAAGACTTTAATAGTAAAGATAAATATAAATTAATAATCACTAACGAAATAAGAAAATTTATAAAAATGGGTGAAAAATAA